A DNA window from Trypanosoma brucei brucei TREU927 chromosome 10, whole genome shotgun sequence contains the following coding sequences:
- a CDS encoding caltractin, putative produces MSSLDSVREDILDVFHIFDEDGSGSITMQELKRAIYTITGIRISRIDLSILVRTCKEEMLKESARKSEAGANVAGKAGEKLWTPEPESEVNTVDPQLFAAVVLKTLNRRTQEQELLFTFRLLEDKDYPGFITKDSLKRASADIDEHLTDQEVNEMFDKLVTGVSAAAIDFVTFSSLMETLRKSI; encoded by the coding sequence ATGTCGTCTTTAGACTCTGTTAGAGAAGATATCCTCGatgtttttcatatttttgatGAAGACGGATCGGGCAGCATTACTATGCAAGAGCTCAAAAGGGCAATTTACACAATAACTGGAATTCGTATATCGCGTATTGATCTTTCCATACTGGTTCGGACATGTAAAGAAGAGATGTTGAAGGAGTCTGCCAGGAAATCGGAAGCTGGTGCTAATGTAGCTGGAAAAGCGGGGGAAAAGTTGTGGACACCTGAACCGGAGTCTGAGGTGAACACTGTTGATCCTCAGTTGTTTGCAGCTGTTGTGTTGAAGACGTTGAATAGACGAACGCAGGAGCAGGAACTGCTTTTTACCTTCCGTCTTCTCGAAGATAAGGATTATCCAGGTTTTATTACGAAAGATAGTTTGAAACGGGCATCTGCAGATATTGACGAGCATTTGACAGATCAGGAGGTGAATGAGATGTTTGACAAACTTGTCACCGGGGTGTCCGCTGCTGCAATCGATTTTGtaactttttcttcgctgATGGAAACACTACGAAAGTCGATTTAG
- a CDS encoding acid phosphatase, putative, with protein MFLLPREVMRKYAIFSLAIILLLFTVVSSEPGERDAESGVKRGDEKQNLVLTKLIVLNRHGHRAPNAPYWSMCPNDRKNRRKYNVGAEDLTARGMKEEYELGEYLRNAYRDFIGPRFNRSRHFLRAVGEPRILQSAQAVAQGLFPDGYGPGGYLPRQPQFVPVFSDMDTHEYLLDDVPCFRRAERDMRRWLNTSLSDFIADPKVSEVLNYMKRMCGVSEKDMPPVYAFLKTVADGMTFNADFGLSVCHGKVTPEMLFKIRKVSLRLLMARLYHTDEQQTYTSVDLPYRILYMLNRSTSPGAKGVNDYSDTEQEAILYFMHREALYAVGEFFGFTFNVPGLPHGELPVASTIVWERLVPEKSVGEEIVPSRTYVRLILWTPKDGTATVAIPHCRTPQLCTLKELQDIYSARVKRTGSWLKLCNFTITELDHDTDIR; from the coding sequence atGTTCCTTTTGCCAAGGGAAGTAATGAGGAAGTACGCCATATTTTCCTTAGCAATCATACTGTTGCTATTTACAGTAGTGAGCAGTGAGCCTGGTGAGCGCGATGCGGAGTCCGGGGTGAAGAGAGGGGACGAAAAGCAGAACCTCGTCCTCACTAAGCTAATTGTTCTCAACCGTCATGGTCACCGCGCCCCTAACGCCCCCTACTGGTCCATGTGCCCCAACGACAGAAAAAACCGCCGCAAGTACAACGTTGGCGCGGAGGACCTTACGGCGCGCGGCATGAAGGAGGAGTATGAATTGGGGGAGTATTTACGGAACGCGTATCGCGACTTTATTGGACCTCGCTTCAACCGAAGTCGGCACTTCCTGCGCGCCGTGGGCGAACCCCGAATTCTGCAGTCCGCTCAGGCGGTTGCCCAAGGGCTCTTTCCTGATGGTTATGGGCCCGGTGGCTATCTTCCGCGACAACCTCAGTTTGTGCCCGTATTTTCTGATATGGATACTCATGAATATCTTCTCGACGACGTACCGTGCTTCCGCCGCGCTGAGAGGGATATGCGCAGATGGTTGAACACTAGCTTGAGTGACTTCATTGCTGACCCTAAAGTCAGCGAGGTGTTAAACTATATGAAACGGATGTGTGGGGTGTCTGAGAAGGACATGCCACCCGTATATGCTTTTCTGAAAACTGTAGCCGACGGGATGACATTCAATGCCGATTTCGGACTGAGCGTGTGCCATGGGAAGGTAACACCCGAAATGCTCTTCAAAATACGCAAAGTATCACTACGACTTCTTATGGCGCGACTTTATCACACTGACGAGCAACAAACCTACACCTCTGTAGATTTACCATACCGGATACTCTATATGCTAAATCGGTCAACCTCCCCAGGTGCGAAGGGAGTGAACGATTACTCCGACACAGAGCAGGAAGCCATCCTGTATTTTATGCATCGCGAGGCCCTGTACGCTGTTGGAGAGTTCTTTGGTTTCACATTTAATGTCCCAGGTCTGCCGCACGGGGAGCTGCCAGTGGCTTCTACAATTGTATGGGAGCGGTTGGTTCCTGAGAAGAGCGTCGGGGAAGAGATTGTGCCATCAAGAACGTACGTGCGTCTCATACTATGGACACCAAAGGATGGTACAGCCACGGTTGCCATACCGCACTGCAGAACACCCCAGCTTTGCACACTCAAAGAACTTCAGGATATATACAGTGCGCGGGTGAAGCGCACTGGATCGTGGTTGAAGCTGTGCAACTTCACAATCACAGAATTAGACCATGACACGGACATTCGTTAG
- a CDS encoding chromatin assembly factor 1 subunit B, putative, whose translation MATSIQQNPLRVRTLEVLWHWREIDDEALQFGLQGGSIEGIVSIDYNRVEDRIVTSGGDRYIRLWNLNIAAIDRWLKNSESGMEDCVQFICGGVTPWMPLTARWAPNGRLIASGHCDGKICLWWKESSRDGEPEQWKDYRHLSGHVIDVHDVCFSPDSRYLLSAGGDGTVVLHDLEGSTMPVVQLQEAHSKFCRGVAWDPWMHYVASCGSGPALYIMQGPKHGAKRASLVSQRKAQGDFIGESCSASYRRLAWSPDGAILAVPYGKVSQHKHSRSACSGGGSEDATAGAAAGEDRWKNSMVHCVYMYIRNAPDKVAARLTVRGDAEVRGVQWAPCFLEPIDEITCNEEQNDTTAAEVSNQARKSGPTAEEKGSWGPADYRMALAVWTADAVMVYTTDSEVRHSDFTDLHMRSIYDVAWSPDASYLLTAGLDGYITVISTGGSLGVAHRLPLFSKKPTTRRLCTVLQNVKTESETLGPGRGATKTTNAATKKEPVGGEEAENASSNTVVHAPVKKKKKLEPQAQEMYPAKEEPDTAVSLGELSKLMDNLND comes from the coding sequence ATGGCAACATCCATTCAGCAAAATCCATTGCGGGTGCGCACGCTAGAAGTCCTGTGGCATTGGAGGGAAATCGACGATGAGGCGCTGCAGTTTGGTCTCCAGGGAGGTAGTATCGAAGgtattgtttctatagaTTACAATCGAGTAGAAGATCGCATAGTTACTTCAGGTGGCGACAGATACATACGCCTATGGAACCTCAATATCGCTGCAATTGACCGGTGGCTTAAAAATAGTGAGAGCGGCATGGAAGATTGCGTTCAGTTTATATGTGGTGGGGTAACACCGTGGATGCCTTTGACCGCACGGTGGGCACCAAACGGCCGTCTTATCGCCTCGGGCCACTGTGATGGAAAAATATGCCTGTGGTGGAAGGAGAGCAGTAGAGATGGTGAGCCTGAGCAATGGAAGGATTATAGACATCTTTCCGGACACGTGATTGATGTGCACGATGTGTGCTTCTCGCCAGACTCGCGTTACCTCCTCAGTGCCGGTGGTGATGGGACGGTTGTGCTGCACGATCTTGAGGGAAGCACCATGCCGGTGGTGCAGCTTCAGGAGGCACACAGCAAGTTTTGTCGTGGTGTGGCGTGGGATCCTTGGATGCACTATGTTGCTAGTTGCGGCAGTGGGCCAGCGTTGTATATTATGCAAGGGCCGAAGCACGGAGCGAAGCGAGCCTCTCTGGTATCCCAGCGAAAGGCACAGGGAGATTTTATTGGCGAGTCGTGTAGTGCATCATATCGACGCCTTGCATGGTCGCCGGATGGTGCGATTCTTGCGGTACCGTACGGTAAAGTTTCGCAACACAAACACTCACGTTCCGCTTGCAGTGGTGGTGGGTCGGAAGATGCGACAGCTGGAGCCGCTGCGGGAGAGGACCGTTGGAAGAATTCTATGGTACATTGCGTTTACATGTACATACGTAACGCTCCGGATAAAGTTGCAGCCCGCTTAACGGTGCGGGGTGATGCGGAGGTGCGAGGTGTACAATGGGCCCCGTGTTTCCTGGAACCCATAGATGAAATAACGTGTAATGAAGAACAAAACGACACGACTGCAGCTGAGGTAAGCAACCAAGCGAGAAAAAGTGGACCcacagcagaagaaaaaggttcGTGGGGCCCCGCTGATTACCGCATGGCATTAGCAGTATGGACTGCAGATGCTGTCATGGTATATACCACAGACAGTGAAGTTCGGCACAGTGACTTCACGGATTTACATATGCGCAGCATCTACGATGTGGCATGGAGCCCTGACGCATCTTACCTTTTAACGGCTGGACTTGATGGTTACATTACCGTCATATCAACTGGCGGTTCTCTCGGTGTTGCCCACCGTTTGCCTTTGTTCTCCAAGAAACCAACGACAAGGAGGTTGTGCACCGTGTTGCAGAATGTGAAAACGGAAAGTGAAACGTTGGGACCAGGGAGAGGAGCAACAAAAACGACTAATGCAGCAACGAAAAAGGAACCCGTTGGTGGTGAAGAGGCGGAAAACGCGAGCAGTAACACTGTCGTGCACGCGccggtgaaaaagaaaaagaagttagAGCCACAAGCGCAGGAAATGTATCCGGCAAAAGAGGAACCAGATACTGCTGTGAGCCTTGGTGAGCTTTCCAAACTTATGGATAACCTCAACGATTAA